A region from the Chanodichthys erythropterus isolate Z2021 chromosome 5, ASM2448905v1, whole genome shotgun sequence genome encodes:
- the LOC137020081 gene encoding steroid 17-alpha-hydroxylase/17,20 lyase-like, giving the protein MSEPLILSWLLCSFLLSAVTLAALYFTRKMYGFVPGDRSPPSLPSLPIIGSLLSLVSDLPPHIFFQQLQKKYGDLYSLMMGSHKILIVNNHHHAKEVLIKKGKIFAGRPRTVTTDLLTRDRKDIAFADYSPTWKFQRKLVHGALCMSGEGSVSIEKIICREASSMCDVLTETQNRAVDLAPELTRAVTNVVCALCFNSSYKRGDAEFESMLQYSQGIVDTVAKDSLVDIFPWMQIFPNKDLRILRQCVSIRDKLLQKKYEEHKVDYSDNAQRDLLDALLRAKRSSENNNTCTQDVGLTEDHLLMTVGDIFGAGVETTTTVLKWSIAYLIHNPQVQKKIQEELDNKIGKDRQPQLGDRGNLPHVEATIREVMRIRPVTPLIPHVALQDSSVGEYTVQKGTRVIINLWSLHHDEKEWKNPELFDPGRFLNEEGDGLCCSSSSYLPFGAGVRVCLGEALAKMELFLFLSWILQRFTLEMPAGQPLPNLQGKFGVVLQPERYKVVAKLRADWEKFPLRQHC; this is encoded by the exons ATGTCTGAACCACTCATCCTGTCATGGCTTCTCTGTTCATTTCTGTTATCTGCAGTAACTCTGGCTGCGCTGTATTTCACAAGGAAGATGTATGGATTTGTGCCAGGCGACAGATCTCCTCCAAGCCTCCCCTCATTGCCCATCATTGGGAGTCTCCTCAGCCTAGTGAGCGACCTTCCTCCACACATCTTCTTTCAACAACTGCAGAAGAAATACGGAGATCTTTATTCCCTCATGATGGGCTCCCACAAAATCCTTATCGTGAACAACCACCATCATGCAAAAGAGGTCCTgatcaaaaaaggaaaaatatttgCAGGGAGGCCACGAACT GTTACAACAGACTTGTTAACTCGAGATAGGAAAGATATAGCATTTGCTGACTACAGTCCCACATGGAAGTTCCAACGGAAATTGGTGCATGGAGCTCTTTGCATGTCTGGTGAAGGTTCAGTTTCTATTGAGAAGATAA TTTGCAGGGAGGCAAGCTCTATGTGTGATGTGTTGACTGAAACCCAGAACAGAGCTGTGGATCTGGCACCGGAGCTGACGCGTGCCGTCACAAACGTGGTGTGTGCTTTGTGTTTCAACTCCTCATACAAACGTGGGGATGCTGAGTTTGAGTCCATGCTCCAGTACAGCCAGGGCATCGTAGATACAGTCGCTAAGGACAGCTTGGTGGATATTTTCCCATGGATGCAG ATATTCCCAAATAAAGACCTCAGAATCTTAAGACAGTGTGTTTCCATCAGAGACAAACTGCTTCAAAAGAAATACGAGGAACACAAG GTGGATTACAGTGATAACGCCCAGCGGGACCTCTTGGATGCGCTTCTGAGGGCCAAACGCAGTTCAGAGAATAACAACACCTGCACTCAAGATGTTGGTTTAACTGAAGACCACCTGCTCATGACTGTGGGGGACATCTTCGGAGCAGGGGTGGAAACCACGACCACTGTACTGAAATGGTCAATAGCTTACCTTATCCATAATCCACAG GTGCAGAAAAAGATTCAGGAGGAGCTAGACAATAAGATTGGAAAAGACAGACAACCTCAGCTCGGTGATAGAGGGAATTTGCCTCACGTAGAGGCCACTATAAGAGAAGTCATGAGGATCCGACCCGTCACGCCCCTCATCCCTCATGTGGCACTCCAAGACTCCAG TGTGGGAGAATACACTGTGCAGAAAGGGACCCGAGTCATTATTAATCTGTGGTCTTTACATCATGATGAGAAGGAATGGAAGAATCCTGAGCTGTTTGACCCAG GACGATTTCTGAATGAGGAGGGCGATGGTTTGTGCTGCTCATCCTCCAGCTACCTGCCATTCGGCGCAGGGGTACGTGTTTGTCTCGGTGAGGCCCTGGCAAAGATGgaactcttcctcttcctgtcaTGGATTTTGCAAAGGTTCACCCTAGAGATGCCCGCTGGCCAGCCTCTGCCCAACTTACAGGGCAAGTTTGGTGTGGTTCTTCAACCTGAGAGATACAAGGTCGTTGCTAAACTAAGAGCAGACTGGGAAAAATTCCCACTAAGGCAGCACtgctaa
- the borcs7 gene encoding BLOC-1-related complex subunit 7 isoform X1 yields MASSETQSRFGQSVKGLLSDKVTSCSGDVIALTRQVLKGSRSQELLSQAARNMVIQEDAILHSEDSLRKMSIITTHLQYQQEAIQKNVEHSKNLQDQLRHLMK; encoded by the exons ATGGCTTCCTCTGAGACACAGTCGCGTTTCGGCCAATCTGTTAAAGGTTTATTGTCTGATAAAGTGACTTCTTGCAGTGGAGATGTGATCGCTCTGACCCGGCAAGTGTTGAAAGGATCCCGGAGCCAAGAA CTCCTCAGTCAGGCAGCGAGAAATATGGTAATTCAAGAAGATGCCATTCTGCATTCTGAAGAT AGTCTACGGAAAATGTCTATTATAACGACCCACTTACAATATCA GCAAGAGGCCATTCAAAAGAA TGTAGAGCACTCCAAAAACCTGCAGGACCAGCTGAGACACTTGATGAAATAA
- the borcs7 gene encoding BLOC-1-related complex subunit 7 isoform X2, whose amino-acid sequence MASSETQSRFGQSVKGLLSDKVTSCSGDVIALTRQVLKGSRSQELLSQAARNMVIQEDAILHSEDSLRKMSIITTHLQYHVEHSKNLQDQLRHLMK is encoded by the exons ATGGCTTCCTCTGAGACACAGTCGCGTTTCGGCCAATCTGTTAAAGGTTTATTGTCTGATAAAGTGACTTCTTGCAGTGGAGATGTGATCGCTCTGACCCGGCAAGTGTTGAAAGGATCCCGGAGCCAAGAA CTCCTCAGTCAGGCAGCGAGAAATATGGTAATTCAAGAAGATGCCATTCTGCATTCTGAAGAT AGTCTACGGAAAATGTCTATTATAACGACCCACTTACAATATCA TGTAGAGCACTCCAAAAACCTGCAGGACCAGCTGAGACACTTGATGAAATAA